One genomic window of Paenisporosarcina antarctica includes the following:
- the recD2 gene encoding SF1B family DNA helicase RecD2 translates to MHITGKPVVTIFHNSTNLFSIVKLKINETNIPNDDKEIIITGYFPQLTNEETYRFTGQIKQHPKYGTQFQVETFAKDVPETEQGIIHYLSSDLFHGIGRKTAETIVKKLGKDAIRIILDDPEALNVIPRLAQEKKDTIRLGLEQNLGLERVMIQLNGWGFGPQLAMRIYQTYREETIEMLMKNPFRLIEDIEGIGFHRADELGSKLGMTGKHPDRIKAAVFHLLNAASLSEGHVYLHAEQILPNVKQLLESSQFEEVPFEAISTACMELVEEGKLAGEMSRFYLPSLYYSEVGIASKLETLLAEQQERTGFPTSEIRKALGDTEERLDVTYAQTQIEAIELGMNASVMLLTGGPGTGKTTVVRGLVEVYAELHGLTLDPKDYAKKQEPFPIILAAPTGRAAKRLNESTGLPSMTIHRLLGFTGQDKDEETERDIKGRLIIIDEMSMVDTWLAHQLLKAIPEGAQVIFVGDQDQLPPVGPGQVLKDLLASKRIPTVELTDIYRQSAGSSIIQLAHQMKKGQLPTNITDKTSDRSFIKAGPDQIAEVVEKVIKSALAKGHTIKELQVLAPMYKGPAGIDALNKMIQQMVNPNDTQKRKELVFGETIYRIGDKVLQLINQPESQVYNGDMGEVISISKANENIEKQDMMIVSFEGIEVTYQRNDLGQLTLAYCCSIHKSQGSEFPIVIMPVVRSYMKMLRRNLLYTGITRAKNFLILCGDLDVFKFGIQRNDDLARLTSLKGRLSEAVTAVTEPVVAENSVSEGDQEVSLTATNHLTIHPLVGMNGTTPYDYLDNAN, encoded by the coding sequence ATGCATATTACAGGCAAACCTGTCGTCACTATTTTTCATAACTCCACAAATTTATTCTCCATTGTAAAACTTAAAATCAACGAAACGAATATACCTAATGATGATAAAGAAATTATTATTACTGGGTATTTCCCCCAACTAACGAATGAAGAAACGTATCGTTTTACTGGTCAAATAAAACAGCATCCAAAGTATGGAACGCAGTTTCAAGTGGAGACATTTGCAAAAGATGTTCCTGAAACTGAGCAAGGCATCATTCATTATTTATCGAGTGATTTGTTCCATGGAATTGGGCGTAAAACGGCTGAAACCATTGTAAAAAAGTTAGGGAAAGATGCGATTCGAATCATTTTAGATGATCCCGAAGCGTTAAACGTCATTCCGAGACTTGCGCAAGAAAAGAAAGACACGATTCGCTTAGGGTTAGAGCAAAATCTTGGTTTAGAGCGTGTAATGATTCAATTGAATGGATGGGGCTTCGGTCCTCAGCTTGCCATGCGGATTTACCAAACTTATCGTGAAGAAACCATTGAAATGTTAATGAAAAACCCGTTTCGTCTTATTGAAGATATAGAAGGAATTGGTTTTCATCGCGCGGACGAATTAGGTTCTAAACTCGGAATGACAGGAAAACATCCTGATCGAATTAAAGCGGCCGTTTTTCATTTGTTAAATGCGGCTTCTCTCAGTGAAGGACATGTTTACTTACATGCTGAACAAATATTACCCAATGTCAAGCAACTGTTGGAGTCTAGCCAGTTTGAAGAAGTCCCTTTTGAAGCGATTTCAACGGCTTGTATGGAATTAGTCGAAGAGGGGAAACTCGCAGGGGAGATGTCTCGTTTTTACTTGCCTTCCCTTTATTATTCAGAAGTAGGCATCGCGTCGAAACTAGAAACATTGTTAGCTGAACAACAAGAAAGAACGGGCTTTCCGACGTCTGAAATTCGTAAAGCTCTAGGCGACACGGAAGAACGACTAGACGTGACCTATGCACAGACCCAGATTGAGGCAATAGAACTTGGAATGAATGCATCTGTCATGTTGCTAACGGGTGGTCCTGGTACAGGGAAGACAACGGTAGTCAGAGGACTTGTTGAAGTATACGCAGAATTACATGGCCTAACGCTTGATCCTAAAGACTATGCAAAAAAGCAAGAACCCTTTCCAATTATTCTAGCAGCCCCTACTGGTCGCGCAGCTAAACGATTAAATGAATCAACTGGCCTTCCATCCATGACGATTCATCGTTTACTTGGCTTCACCGGGCAAGATAAAGATGAAGAAACAGAAAGAGATATTAAGGGTAGGTTAATCATAATTGATGAAATGTCAATGGTCGATACATGGTTAGCCCACCAACTATTAAAGGCCATTCCGGAAGGCGCACAAGTTATCTTTGTTGGTGACCAAGATCAATTACCACCTGTTGGACCAGGACAAGTATTAAAGGATTTACTTGCATCTAAACGAATACCAACTGTTGAACTAACTGATATATATCGTCAATCTGCTGGATCATCAATTATTCAACTAGCCCATCAAATGAAAAAAGGCCAATTACCAACGAATATAACTGACAAAACGTCTGATCGTTCTTTTATAAAAGCTGGACCAGATCAAATTGCGGAAGTAGTCGAAAAAGTCATTAAAAGTGCTTTGGCAAAAGGTCATACCATTAAAGAATTACAAGTCCTTGCGCCAATGTATAAAGGTCCTGCTGGCATTGATGCATTAAATAAAATGATACAACAAATGGTCAATCCAAATGATACCCAAAAACGCAAAGAACTAGTGTTTGGAGAAACAATCTATCGTATTGGCGATAAAGTGTTACAGCTCATCAATCAACCGGAAAGCCAAGTATATAACGGGGATATGGGCGAAGTAATAAGTATTTCAAAAGCCAATGAAAATATTGAAAAGCAAGACATGATGATCGTTTCATTCGAAGGAATTGAAGTAACCTATCAGCGCAATGATCTAGGTCAATTAACACTTGCCTATTGTTGTTCAATTCATAAATCCCAAGGTAGTGAGTTCCCAATTGTTATCATGCCAGTAGTACGTAGTTACATGAAGATGCTACGACGCAATTTATTATACACAGGGATTACTCGGGCAAAAAATTTCTTGATTCTTTGTGGCGATTTAGATGTCTTTAAATTTGGCATTCAACGCAATGACGATTTAGCAAGATTAACATCATTAAAGGGACGATTAAGTGAGGCAGTTACAGCGGTAACAGAACCGGTTGTTGCTGAAAATAGTGTGAGTGAAGGTGACCAAGAAGTGTCGTTAACTGCGACAAATCATTTAACGATACACCCATTAGTCGGAATGAATGGAACAACACCTTATGATTATTTAGATAATGCCAATTGA